In Bacillota bacterium, the following proteins share a genomic window:
- a CDS encoding undecaprenyl diphosphate synthase family protein, which yields MEKVKSFPGFQRIPRHIGIIPDGNRRWAERNGYPKEAGYAYGIDPGFELYRHCLEIGVKEMTFYGFTQDNTKRPLAQRLAFQRACVEAVMKLANHDADLLVVGNTDSPMFPKDLLPFTKRVKFGKGLMRINFLVNYSWQWDIGKALQQVQKGMPLKNALVKHLGSAEISRIDLLIRWGNRRRLSGFLPVQTVYADFYVVEELWPDYEAEHLFQALRWYEEQDITLGG from the coding sequence ATGGAAAAAGTAAAAAGCTTTCCTGGATTTCAAAGAATACCTCGGCACATCGGGATCATTCCTGACGGGAACAGAAGATGGGCGGAACGAAATGGATACCCGAAAGAAGCTGGCTACGCTTATGGTATCGACCCCGGCTTTGAGCTTTATCGACACTGCCTGGAAATTGGCGTCAAGGAGATGACTTTTTATGGTTTCACGCAGGATAACACCAAGCGTCCTCTGGCACAAAGATTAGCCTTTCAGCGGGCTTGTGTGGAAGCGGTGATGAAACTGGCCAATCACGATGCCGATTTACTTGTTGTTGGTAATACTGACTCGCCGATGTTTCCCAAAGATCTACTTCCGTTTACAAAAAGAGTGAAGTTTGGCAAAGGCTTGATGCGGATCAATTTTCTCGTTAATTACAGCTGGCAATGGGATATTGGCAAAGCCCTTCAGCAAGTCCAAAAAGGGATGCCATTGAAAAATGCCCTGGTTAAACATCTGGGTTCGGCCGAAATCTCGCGCATTGATTTGTTAATTCGCTGGGGCAATAGGCGAAGATTAAGTGGCTTTCTCCCCGTGCAAACGGTTTATGCTGATTTTTACGTTGTTGAAGAATTATGGCCTGATTACGAAGCCGAACATTTATTCCAGGCACTGCGCTGGTATGAGGAACAGGATATAACTTTAGGCGGATAA